The Puniceicoccales bacterium genome contains a region encoding:
- the bioA gene encoding adenosylmethionine--8-amino-7-oxononanoate transaminase, translating to MRIEKPLFVTGTDTDVGKTIIASALFRQAIKQGLKVAILKPIQTGCNPNDFLSDTYLYHRAVSDLPNEYEIHCLEWFKTPCSPALAAKLEGRTIDLSNLISKIKEIGKKNDLLIMEGAGGILVPIDTNGSTMLNLMMALSTQVLVVAKNRLGAINNALLSINELKRNGLTIAAVIMNQPKFSAEDSQYILDDNINQISSLSGLKCIGIPFMKCLASKDIISPIDFESIGNLMIDIGLFKKSTETSKNIIAFDRKHLLHPYDSPKNPQPVEHLIYAQSCELHTADGKQLVDGISSWWTAIHGHNNRQLNDHLIDQINKFSHIMFGGFTHEPAVELGQRLLEIVPKNLQKIFYSDSGSVAVEVAMKITIQYWQSIGNQNKTKFFSLAGGYHGDTLWAMSVCDPIDGMHRPFEAILPKQIFLPKPTHGFGKTFDKEKEIKKYEKFFVAYSQEIAGMIFEPIAQCAGGFWFYAKEYLEIFRNLCTKYHVLLIADEIATGFGRTGQMFACNFARIQPDIMCLGKGLTGGALSLGVTLTTEKITDSIGHGNPILHGPTFMANPLACSAGIASLSLLSKQDWHGQVLALQDQITIHLAQLKNLSGVKDQRVLGSIGVVEMDKPVDRERFTSFCLAKGVWLRPVKNIIYLMPPYGLTKSQLAKILSTISEYLSHSK from the coding sequence ATGAGAATAGAAAAACCACTTTTCGTAACCGGCACCGATACGGATGTCGGAAAAACAATAATCGCATCGGCATTGTTCCGCCAAGCAATCAAACAAGGCCTTAAAGTTGCCATCCTAAAACCAATACAAACCGGCTGCAATCCCAATGATTTTTTATCAGACACGTATCTATACCATCGAGCTGTTTCAGATCTACCCAATGAATACGAAATTCATTGCCTAGAATGGTTTAAAACTCCATGCTCTCCTGCACTGGCAGCCAAACTTGAAGGCCGTACAATAGATCTATCCAATTTGATTTCAAAAATAAAAGAAATCGGTAAAAAAAATGACCTACTGATAATGGAAGGCGCCGGCGGAATACTGGTACCCATAGACACCAATGGGTCCACCATGCTAAACCTAATGATGGCACTGTCCACCCAGGTTCTGGTGGTGGCAAAAAATCGCCTGGGCGCAATAAATAACGCATTACTTTCGATCAACGAACTGAAGCGAAATGGACTAACCATCGCTGCCGTGATCATGAATCAACCAAAGTTTTCCGCTGAAGATAGCCAATACATTCTGGACGATAATATCAATCAAATCTCTTCGCTTAGTGGTTTGAAATGCATTGGAATTCCATTCATGAAATGTCTGGCTTCCAAAGATATAATTAGCCCCATTGATTTTGAGTCCATCGGCAATTTAATGATTGACATCGGATTGTTCAAAAAATCGACGGAAACTTCAAAAAATATCATCGCCTTCGATAGAAAACACCTGTTACATCCCTACGATTCTCCAAAAAATCCGCAACCAGTGGAGCATCTAATCTATGCCCAGAGCTGCGAACTGCACACAGCTGATGGAAAACAACTTGTAGATGGTATATCCTCCTGGTGGACTGCCATACACGGCCATAATAATCGTCAATTAAATGATCATTTGATAGATCAAATCAATAAATTTTCCCACATCATGTTCGGCGGATTTACCCATGAACCAGCCGTAGAACTTGGCCAAAGACTACTAGAAATTGTACCAAAAAATCTGCAAAAAATATTCTACTCCGATTCCGGTTCGGTGGCCGTTGAAGTGGCAATGAAAATAACAATACAATATTGGCAGAGCATTGGAAACCAAAATAAAACAAAATTTTTTTCTTTGGCCGGTGGCTACCATGGCGATACTCTCTGGGCCATGTCCGTCTGCGATCCCATCGATGGTATGCATAGACCATTTGAAGCAATTTTACCCAAACAAATATTCCTGCCAAAACCAACCCATGGCTTCGGAAAAACTTTCGACAAGGAAAAGGAAATAAAAAAATATGAAAAATTTTTCGTTGCCTACAGCCAGGAAATAGCCGGAATGATATTTGAACCTATAGCTCAATGCGCCGGAGGTTTTTGGTTCTATGCCAAGGAGTATTTGGAAATATTCAGAAATCTCTGTACAAAATATCATGTGCTCCTAATCGCCGATGAGATAGCCACCGGCTTTGGCCGCACCGGTCAGATGTTTGCTTGTAATTTTGCTAGAATTCAGCCGGATATAATGTGCCTGGGCAAAGGCCTAACCGGCGGAGCTTTGTCCCTAGGCGTAACACTAACCACAGAAAAAATCACCGACAGCATAGGCCATGGTAATCCAATCCTACATGGCCCCACCTTCATGGCAAATCCCCTAGCCTGCTCTGCTGGCATCGCAAGCCTCTCACTGCTATCTAAACAGGATTGGCATGGTCAAGTTCTTGCCCTACAGGATCAAATTACAATCCACTTAGCACAGTTAAAAAACCTTTCGGGAGTAAAAGATCAGCGAGTCCTGGGCAGCATTGGTGTGGTAGAAATGGACAAACCTGTTGACAGAGAACGCTTTACATCATTTTGCCTAGCCAAAGGCGTTTGGCTACGACCAGTAAAAAATATCATCTATCTAATGCCTCCCTATGGTCTAACAAAATCACAACTTGCAAAAATATTGAGCACAATTTCAGAATATCTTAGCCACTCAAAGTAA
- the bioB gene encoding biotin synthase BioB has translation MLTKRVALNMARNWPNGKLFQKANALREKYFGNKIHLCGIINARSGICDMDCKFCSQSSFHKTQVDTYKFLDGDTLREKIQQVLTSGANKCGIVTSGGKLGPQDVESLAQVLNGLDSKDKHRICGSLGRLSLDDLKKLKQNGLTRFHHNLETSEGFYPKICTTQKWRDRLATAKNAKKVGMETCIGGIFGCGETWNDRVDFAFELYKLKPNSVPINFLYRHKGTPFERLSPLDADEALRIVAIFRLILKDISIRICGGRKNILGPRQYEIFHAGADAVMIGDYLTTSGESITKDLENIKNLGLTFQE, from the coding sequence ATGCTAACGAAGAGAGTTGCGCTAAATATGGCCAGAAATTGGCCCAATGGAAAACTGTTTCAAAAAGCTAACGCTTTGAGAGAAAAGTATTTTGGTAATAAAATTCACCTTTGTGGAATAATTAACGCCCGATCCGGAATTTGTGACATGGACTGTAAGTTCTGCTCCCAGAGCTCATTCCATAAAACTCAGGTGGATACATATAAATTTCTTGATGGCGATACTCTTAGGGAAAAAATACAGCAGGTATTAACATCCGGTGCAAACAAATGTGGCATTGTTACCAGTGGCGGAAAACTCGGGCCACAGGATGTGGAATCTCTGGCCCAGGTACTAAATGGTTTAGACTCTAAGGATAAACATCGCATTTGCGGATCGCTGGGTAGATTGAGCCTCGATGATCTTAAAAAATTAAAACAAAACGGTTTGACACGGTTTCATCATAACCTGGAAACATCCGAAGGGTTTTATCCAAAAATATGCACCACCCAAAAGTGGCGCGATAGACTAGCCACAGCTAAAAATGCAAAAAAAGTCGGTATGGAAACCTGCATCGGAGGAATATTCGGCTGCGGAGAAACCTGGAATGATCGAGTGGACTTTGCCTTCGAACTCTATAAATTGAAACCCAATAGCGTTCCAATCAATTTCCTCTACAGGCACAAGGGTACGCCTTTTGAAAGGCTTTCACCATTGGATGCCGACGAAGCACTCAGAATAGTAGCGATCTTTAGACTAATTCTCAAAGATATAAGCATTAGAATTTGTGGCGGCCGAAAGAACATTCTCGGCCCTAGGCAATACGAAATTTTCCATGCCGGAGCTGATGCTGTCATGATCGGAGATTATTTGACCACCAGCGGCGAATCCATCACAAAGGATCTAGAAAATATCAAAAATCTCGGTCTAACATTTCAAGAATGA